The following proteins are co-located in the Petroclostridium xylanilyticum genome:
- a CDS encoding dipeptidase has protein sequence MKDIILFDAHCDTITKIMEKKQGLYRNDCHLDITRMRKFKGFIQIFAAWIDPKYCPHSALKRSLQIIDEFFFQIEQNKEYISFVTNYQQMMEAIDNNKIAAFLSIEGGEALQGDLSVLRMLYKLGVRSICLTWNGRNEIADGVGEECTKGGLTVFGREVIREMNKLGMLIDVSHLAPEGFWNVVSTSAQPIMVSHSNSKKICNHKRNLTDEQFKAVIKSRGVVGINLYSDFLNENGQAGVHDVVRHIEHFMSLGGENNIGLGTDFDGIGKTPYDINDVRDLESIFDALLQLNYKQEQVEKIAGKNFMRLISEIL, from the coding sequence GTGAAAGACATCATTTTATTTGATGCCCATTGTGATACCATTACAAAAATCATGGAGAAGAAGCAGGGACTTTATAGAAATGACTGCCATTTAGACATTACCCGCATGAGAAAATTCAAGGGGTTTATTCAAATATTTGCCGCCTGGATTGATCCTAAATATTGTCCCCACAGCGCACTTAAGAGAAGTTTACAAATTATAGATGAATTCTTTTTTCAAATTGAACAGAATAAGGAGTACATATCCTTCGTAACAAATTATCAACAAATGATGGAGGCAATCGATAACAATAAAATAGCAGCTTTTCTTTCTATTGAGGGAGGCGAAGCGCTTCAAGGGGATCTTAGTGTTCTAAGAATGTTATATAAATTGGGAGTCCGAAGTATTTGTCTGACATGGAACGGGAGAAATGAGATAGCGGATGGTGTAGGTGAAGAGTGTACAAAAGGAGGGTTAACTGTCTTTGGTAGAGAAGTGATAAGAGAGATGAACAAACTGGGCATGCTGATTGATGTATCCCACCTTGCACCTGAAGGTTTTTGGAATGTGGTTTCTACCAGTGCTCAACCAATTATGGTGTCCCATTCTAATTCAAAAAAGATATGTAACCATAAAAGGAATCTAACAGATGAGCAATTTAAAGCTGTAATAAAAAGTAGAGGTGTTGTAGGAATCAATTTGTATTCAGATTTTCTTAATGAAAACGGCCAAGCTGGCGTCCATGATGTCGTAAGACATATTGAACATTTTATGAGCCTGGGGGGAGAAAATAATATTGGCTTAGGAACAGATTTTGATGGAATTGGCAAAACTCCATATGATATAAACGATGTGAGGGACCTTGAAAGTATATTTGATGCTCTTTTACAATTAAATTATAAACAAGAGCAGGTAGAAAAAATTGCAGGGAAAAATTTCATGAGATTAATTAGTGAAATCCTGTAA
- a CDS encoding pyridoxal phosphate-dependent aminotransferase, which translates to MSLFLSKKALSISPSSTLAIDAKFKSMKAKGIDVVGFGAGEPDFDTPAHIKEAAIKAINEGFTKYTPASGMPQLREAVCRKFKRDNGLDYSPEQIVVSNGAKHSLVNAFMAICDPGDEVIIPAPFWVSYPEMVKMADGVPVFLNTSEENNFKFTVEDLKKAITAKTRALVLNSPSNPTGMVYSREELKEIAEVAVQNNIYIISDEIYEKLIYDGMEHTSIATFGDEIKDLTIIINGVSKTYAMTGWRIGYTASNAKIAKVMGSIQSHATSNPNSIAQVAAIAALDGPQDDIEVMRKAFIERRDYMVDRINSIEGLSCSKPQGAFYVMMNIKSILGKEFYGRVITNSDEFADVLLEKANVALVPGSGFGAEEYVRWSYATSMQNIVEGLNRIEKFIKKEL; encoded by the coding sequence ATGAGCTTATTTTTATCAAAAAAAGCTTTGTCAATCAGTCCGTCTTCCACCCTGGCAATCGATGCAAAATTTAAGAGTATGAAGGCTAAAGGAATAGATGTGGTTGGATTTGGCGCCGGAGAGCCTGATTTTGATACTCCTGCCCACATCAAGGAGGCTGCAATTAAAGCCATAAACGAAGGTTTTACCAAATACACTCCGGCCTCCGGTATGCCTCAGCTTAGAGAAGCGGTTTGCAGAAAATTTAAAAGAGATAACGGTTTGGATTATTCACCTGAACAAATTGTGGTTAGCAATGGTGCTAAACATTCGCTGGTGAATGCATTCATGGCAATTTGTGACCCTGGCGATGAAGTTATAATTCCCGCTCCTTTTTGGGTCAGCTATCCTGAAATGGTAAAGATGGCAGATGGGGTGCCTGTATTCCTCAATACTAGCGAAGAAAATAACTTTAAATTTACGGTTGAAGATTTAAAAAAAGCAATTACTGCAAAAACCAGGGCTCTGGTATTGAACAGCCCGAGCAACCCTACAGGAATGGTATATTCCAGGGAGGAATTAAAGGAAATTGCTGAAGTAGCTGTACAAAATAACATCTATATTATTTCTGATGAAATATACGAAAAGCTTATATATGATGGTATGGAGCATACAAGTATCGCCACATTTGGGGATGAAATCAAGGACCTTACAATTATCATTAATGGAGTGTCCAAAACTTATGCCATGACCGGATGGAGAATTGGTTATACTGCATCCAATGCAAAAATAGCAAAGGTTATGGGTAGCATTCAGAGCCATGCAACTTCAAACCCTAATTCAATAGCCCAGGTTGCTGCCATCGCAGCACTGGATGGTCCTCAGGACGATATTGAAGTGATGAGAAAAGCATTTATTGAACGAAGAGACTATATGGTGGACAGGATCAATTCTATCGAAGGATTATCATGTTCCAAGCCGCAGGGAGCTTTTTACGTCATGATGAATATTAAAAGTATACTAGGAAAAGAATTTTATGGAAGAGTTATAACAAATTCTGACGAATTTGCAGATGTTCTTTTGGAAAAAGCCAATGTAGCCTTAGTACCCGGGTCTGGTTTTGGCGCAGAAGAATATGTCCGATGGTCTTATGCAACATCCATGCAAAATATTGTTGAAGGGTTAAATAGAATTGAAAAATTTATAAAAAAAGAGTTATAA
- the purB gene encoding adenylosuccinate lyase: MKNTYESPFNSRYASKEMQELFSPDMKFKTWRKLWIALAEAEKELGLNITDEQIEELKKFQDDINYDVAAKREAEVRHDVMAHVFAYGEQCPKAKPIIHLGATSCYVGDNTDIIIMTEALKLVKKKIINVMNLLANFAMEYKDLPTLAFTHFQPAQLTTVGKRACLWLQDLMMDLEDIDFQLSKAKLLGSKGTTGTQASFLELFDGNHEKVKKLDELIARKMGYDSVFPVSGQTYPRKLDSQILSVLSGIAQSAYKFSNDIRLLQHLKEIEEPFEKNQIGSSAMAYKRNPMRTERICALARYVIIDAMNPAITASTQWFERTLDDSANKRISIPEAFLAVDAILNIYINVVDGLVVYPKVIEQHINNELPFMATENIMMNAVKKGGDRQELHERIRVHSMEAAKQVKVEGKENDLIERIAKDEMFNLNLEELKEILNPHNFVGRAPQQVNEFIKEYIEPVLKANHDLLGVTVELKV, translated from the coding sequence TTGAAAAATACCTATGAAAGTCCTTTTAATTCCCGGTATGCCAGCAAAGAGATGCAAGAACTTTTTTCTCCCGATATGAAATTTAAAACATGGAGAAAACTCTGGATAGCTTTGGCAGAAGCAGAAAAAGAATTAGGACTTAATATAACGGATGAACAGATAGAAGAACTAAAAAAATTCCAGGATGATATCAATTATGATGTTGCTGCCAAACGCGAGGCTGAAGTCAGACATGATGTAATGGCCCACGTATTCGCTTACGGTGAGCAGTGTCCAAAAGCGAAACCTATTATACATCTTGGCGCTACATCCTGTTATGTAGGAGACAACACCGATATCATTATTATGACTGAAGCTTTAAAACTGGTGAAAAAGAAGATTATTAATGTCATGAACCTCCTTGCAAATTTTGCAATGGAATATAAGGATTTACCTACCCTTGCATTCACTCATTTTCAACCGGCCCAATTGACAACTGTCGGTAAGCGTGCATGTTTATGGCTTCAAGATTTAATGATGGACTTGGAGGACATTGATTTTCAACTTTCAAAAGCAAAATTATTGGGGTCAAAAGGTACCACCGGAACTCAAGCCAGCTTCCTGGAATTATTTGATGGGAATCATGAAAAAGTAAAGAAGCTTGATGAACTCATTGCCAGGAAAATGGGATATGATAGCGTCTTTCCGGTATCCGGACAAACTTACCCCAGAAAATTAGACAGCCAAATTCTTAGCGTACTTAGCGGTATTGCACAAAGTGCTTATAAATTCAGTAATGATATTAGACTGCTTCAACACCTGAAGGAAATAGAAGAGCCTTTTGAGAAAAATCAGATAGGCTCTTCGGCAATGGCTTATAAGAGAAATCCGATGAGAACTGAAAGAATCTGTGCTTTAGCAAGATATGTAATCATCGATGCCATGAATCCTGCCATTACAGCATCTACTCAATGGTTTGAAAGGACCCTGGATGATTCTGCAAACAAACGTATAAGTATTCCTGAAGCATTCCTTGCAGTGGATGCTATTTTGAATATTTACATTAATGTTGTTGACGGCTTGGTTGTCTATCCTAAAGTAATTGAACAACATATCAACAATGAACTGCCTTTTATGGCTACAGAGAATATTATGATGAATGCCGTGAAAAAGGGCGGCGACCGTCAAGAACTGCATGAAAGGATTAGGGTTCATTCCATGGAGGCTGCAAAGCAGGTAAAGGTTGAAGGTAAGGAAAACGATTTGATTGAAAGAATCGCAAAAGATGAAATGTTTAATCTTAATTTAGAAGAATTAAAAGAAATTCTAAATCCGCATAATTTTGTAGGAAGAGCTCCACAGCAGGTAAACGAGTTTATAAAGGAATATATAGAACCGGTATTAAAAGCAAATCATGATTTGCTTGGAGTGACGGTAGAATTAAAAGTTTAA
- the proC gene encoding pyrroline-5-carboxylate reductase has product MELSKMKIGFIGAGNMATAIIKGLVKAAIVDKKNVLVSDLNCNKLKAMEDMGIQAASNNIALVENSDIIILAVKPNIYNVVLKEISSIANITNKIFVSIAAGISIKYIKSFFKEDVKVIRTMPNTPALIGEGMTVTCYEPPVTEYEFALVNEIFKSIGKVESINENYMNEVVAVNGSSPAYVYMMIEAMADAAVIRGIPRDMAYRLVSQSIMGAAKMVLETGKHPGELKDAVCSPGGTTIQAVYQLEKSGFRSSLMDAMEKCTEKAIELSKKYI; this is encoded by the coding sequence ATGGAATTAAGTAAAATGAAAATAGGATTTATTGGAGCCGGCAATATGGCCACCGCAATCATCAAGGGGTTGGTTAAGGCTGCAATCGTGGATAAAAAAAATGTACTTGTCAGCGATTTGAATTGTAATAAATTAAAGGCAATGGAAGATATGGGCATACAAGCTGCCAGTAACAATATTGCTCTTGTTGAAAACAGTGATATTATTATCCTTGCAGTAAAACCGAATATTTACAATGTTGTATTAAAAGAAATTTCGAGCATTGCAAATATAACAAATAAAATTTTTGTTTCAATCGCTGCAGGAATTTCAATAAAATACATCAAGAGCTTTTTTAAAGAGGATGTAAAAGTAATTAGGACCATGCCTAATACTCCTGCTTTAATAGGAGAAGGAATGACGGTAACTTGCTATGAACCACCGGTTACCGAATATGAATTTGCATTAGTAAACGAGATATTCAAAAGTATTGGTAAAGTTGAATCAATCAATGAAAATTATATGAATGAAGTAGTTGCAGTAAATGGCAGCAGTCCGGCTTATGTTTATATGATGATTGAAGCTATGGCAGATGCTGCCGTTATTAGAGGAATTCCAAGGGATATGGCATACAGGCTTGTTTCTCAATCTATCATGGGAGCAGCAAAAATGGTGCTGGAAACCGGCAAACACCCGGGAGAGTTAAAAGATGCAGTCTGTTCCCCTGGCGGTACAACTATTCAGGCAGTATATCAGCTGGAAAAAAGCGGATTCCGTTCTTCATTGATGGACGCAATGGAAAAATGTACCGAAAAGGCTATTGAGTTGAGCAAAAAATATATCTAA
- a CDS encoding DUF3866 family protein: MIRKRLAIVREILDVDNDITELLVEVENDFQKALNYNKITGNAKVGDKVLLNTNAVYLNLGTGGHHFVICNYSNTNGEFTTASGHIIKLRYTPIQLKCLTVEEPQSPYHQIIQGKDNIEGMKVLIAPLHSMLSPAVHVLKHYRKDLKISYIMTDSACLPIAYSKTVKALKNQQLLDYTITCGQAFGGDFESVNVYTALIAARYICKSNMAVIAPGPGVVGTGTMLGFSGIEEGHIIDAVNTLKGVPIIIPRISFADSRERHKGISHHTLTILSKISYSSAFIGIPILQEEKRNIITRQIIDNGIDKKHRIKYVKEQTLDILERRNVSVKTMGKGINQDPDFFKAVGAAATLALNI, encoded by the coding sequence TTGATTAGAAAAAGGTTGGCTATTGTCCGTGAAATACTGGATGTTGACAATGATATCACTGAACTGCTGGTTGAAGTGGAAAATGACTTTCAGAAAGCATTAAACTATAATAAGATTACTGGGAATGCCAAAGTTGGTGATAAAGTCTTACTGAATACAAATGCGGTTTATTTAAACCTTGGCACCGGAGGACATCATTTTGTAATTTGCAATTATAGCAATACCAATGGTGAGTTTACTACAGCCTCAGGGCATATCATTAAGCTGAGATATACTCCAATACAGTTGAAATGCTTAACTGTTGAGGAACCTCAAAGTCCTTATCATCAAATCATCCAGGGTAAGGATAATATAGAAGGAATGAAAGTTTTAATTGCACCTTTACACAGTATGCTATCTCCGGCTGTCCATGTTCTTAAACACTACCGCAAAGACTTAAAAATCTCTTATATCATGACGGACAGCGCATGTTTGCCTATTGCTTACAGCAAGACAGTTAAAGCGTTAAAGAACCAACAGTTGCTGGATTATACGATTACTTGCGGACAGGCATTCGGCGGAGATTTTGAGTCTGTAAATGTTTATACAGCACTTATAGCAGCCAGATATATATGCAAAAGTAATATGGCTGTTATTGCGCCCGGACCGGGGGTAGTTGGTACAGGTACCATGTTAGGATTTTCAGGTATTGAAGAAGGTCATATTATCGATGCAGTAAATACATTGAAAGGTGTTCCTATTATTATTCCAAGAATAAGCTTTGCTGACAGCAGAGAACGTCATAAGGGCATCAGCCATCATACTCTAACCATTTTAAGTAAAATATCGTATTCTTCTGCCTTTATAGGTATTCCGATTTTACAAGAAGAAAAAAGGAATATCATCACCAGGCAAATAATAGATAATGGTATAGATAAAAAGCACCGGATTAAGTATGTCAAGGAACAAACGCTGGATATCCTTGAACGAAGGAATGTTTCTGTCAAAACGATGGGAAAAGGAATAAACCAGGACCCTGATTTTTTTAAAGCGGTTGGTGCAGCAGCTACTCTTGCATTAAATATTTAA
- the spoIIM gene encoding stage II sporulation protein M — MIKNHFMKNLMLYIITILSFTIGIATGAFTVNALSNSQVEELFSYIQEFFYIVNTQNVNASELFKLSIFNNIKTLALLWILGITVIGIPLILIIIGIKGFMIGFTVGFLIKCLSFKGVLFTFLGILPQSLIIIPCYIVLGIICINFSLSMIRNKTKIKYRREDIKTQFLSYSTLVLLIFLLLTIGSIIEAYITPVFIKSITVTFI; from the coding sequence GTGATAAAAAACCACTTTATGAAAAATTTAATGTTATATATTATTACAATTTTATCATTTACAATTGGTATAGCTACAGGAGCTTTTACTGTTAATGCACTGAGTAATTCACAGGTAGAAGAACTCTTTTCATATATCCAGGAATTTTTTTATATTGTTAATACACAGAACGTTAATGCTTCAGAGCTGTTTAAACTGTCCATTTTCAACAATATTAAAACATTAGCATTGTTGTGGATACTGGGTATTACTGTAATTGGAATTCCCCTTATTTTAATTATAATAGGTATAAAAGGGTTCATGATAGGCTTTACAGTTGGTTTCTTAATTAAATGTCTCAGTTTTAAAGGCGTACTGTTTACATTCCTTGGTATATTGCCTCAAAGTTTGATTATAATTCCGTGTTATATTGTTTTGGGAATTATTTGCATCAATTTTTCTCTTTCTATGATAAGAAACAAAACAAAAATAAAATATAGAAGAGAAGATATCAAAACACAATTTTTATCGTATAGTACACTTGTCCTATTAATATTTTTACTTTTAACAATCGGTAGTATTATTGAAGCATATATAACGCCTGTTTTTATTAAATCAATTACAGTAACTTTTATATGA
- the xerD gene encoding site-specific tyrosine recombinase XerD — MEVLVQKFVDFLENEKGLSDNTLQSYRRDVQQYISYLKEMNISNIAGVNKTAVITYLLYLQKKGRATSTISRNLASIRSFYQYLNKINIVEQDPTQNLESPKVEKKLPQILSTQEVELLLEQPKCVDLKGYRDKAMLELLYATGIRVSELIYLDLEDINLEMGFIKCNKGNKERIIPLGTIAVSALEDYINKARPMMIQNPNEKALFVNCNGRRLTRQGFWKIIKLYKNQAKINKEITPHTLRHSFAAHLLENGADLKSIQEMLGHSDISSTQIYAQLTKNKIKEVYKKTHPRA, encoded by the coding sequence ATGGAAGTTCTTGTTCAAAAATTTGTTGATTTTCTTGAGAATGAGAAAGGGTTATCGGACAATACCCTACAATCTTATCGGAGAGATGTACAACAGTACATATCCTACTTAAAAGAAATGAATATCTCAAACATTGCAGGTGTAAATAAAACTGCGGTTATTACATACCTTTTGTATCTGCAAAAAAAGGGAAGAGCTACTTCTACAATTTCAAGAAATCTTGCTTCAATTCGTTCTTTTTACCAGTATTTAAATAAAATTAATATCGTTGAACAAGACCCAACACAAAACCTTGAATCTCCTAAAGTTGAAAAAAAACTTCCTCAAATTTTATCTACACAAGAAGTTGAACTACTGTTAGAACAACCTAAATGTGTTGATCTTAAAGGTTATAGAGATAAAGCAATGTTGGAACTGTTATATGCTACTGGTATCCGTGTTTCTGAATTAATATATCTGGATCTGGAAGATATTAATCTTGAAATGGGATTTATTAAATGTAACAAGGGAAATAAAGAGAGAATTATCCCATTAGGTACTATTGCAGTTAGTGCTCTGGAAGATTACATAAATAAAGCAAGACCCATGATGATACAGAATCCCAATGAAAAAGCTCTTTTTGTAAACTGCAATGGTCGAAGATTAACGCGTCAGGGATTCTGGAAAATTATAAAGCTATATAAGAATCAAGCAAAAATAAATAAAGAAATCACTCCCCATACACTTCGGCATTCTTTTGCTGCACATCTTTTAGAAAATGGGGCAGATTTGAAATCAATACAAGAAATGTTAGGGCATTCAGATATATCTTCAACACAAATTTATGCCCAGCTAACAAAAAATAAAATAAAAGAGGTATATAAGAAAACACATCCAAGGGCTTAA
- a CDS encoding pyrimidine-nucleoside phosphorylase produces MRMYDIIAKKRDGMELTGDEIEFWVKGYTNGTIPDYQISALLMAIFLKGMSKREIVDLTMSMVESGEILDLSNISGIKVDKHSTGGVGDKTTLVLGPLVASAGVPVAKMSGRGLGHTGGTIDKLESIPGFNTQIDQKKFIDCVNKVGIAIVGQTGNLVPADKKIYALRDVTATVNNIPLIASSIMSKKIAAGSDAILLDVKTGSGAFMKDVDTAFELAREMVEIGMGVGKDVIAVISDMDQPLGYAAGNSLEVMEAIDTLKGAGPQDLTDLCLTLGAYMLILSKKVHSVEEGKVILNEKLQSGEALQKLSQLIESQGGEKAVINNYNLFPQAKYIVDVHSATEGYISHIDSEKIGIASLVSGAGRVTKESSIDLSAGIVLNKKLGDNVAKNETLATIYTNNESKINEIAGLILTAYRITGEPVQANNLIYGVVDKNGMQKF; encoded by the coding sequence ATGAGAATGTACGATATTATTGCTAAAAAAAGAGATGGGATGGAACTTACCGGTGACGAGATTGAATTTTGGGTAAAAGGCTACACAAATGGGACTATTCCTGATTATCAAATATCAGCTTTGCTCATGGCAATTTTTTTGAAAGGAATGAGTAAAAGAGAAATAGTAGATTTAACAATGTCTATGGTTGAATCAGGGGAAATATTGGATTTATCCAATATTTCTGGTATAAAGGTAGATAAGCACAGTACAGGGGGAGTAGGAGATAAAACTACCCTTGTTTTAGGTCCATTGGTTGCTTCTGCTGGTGTTCCCGTGGCCAAAATGTCGGGAAGAGGATTGGGACATACAGGTGGTACGATAGATAAATTAGAATCAATTCCCGGTTTTAATACTCAAATAGACCAGAAAAAGTTTATAGATTGTGTGAACAAAGTGGGTATTGCGATAGTTGGCCAAACGGGAAATCTGGTACCTGCAGATAAAAAAATTTACGCATTAAGGGATGTAACTGCAACAGTAAATAATATACCCCTTATTGCCAGCAGTATAATGAGCAAAAAAATTGCTGCAGGCTCGGATGCAATCCTGCTAGATGTTAAAACCGGCAGCGGAGCTTTTATGAAAGATGTTGACACGGCTTTTGAATTGGCCCGGGAAATGGTTGAAATAGGTATGGGAGTTGGCAAAGATGTTATTGCAGTGATTAGTGACATGGACCAGCCACTAGGTTATGCTGCAGGCAATTCCCTTGAAGTAATGGAAGCCATAGATACACTCAAAGGCGCAGGTCCACAGGATCTTACAGACTTGTGCCTTACCCTGGGGGCTTATATGTTGATATTAAGCAAAAAAGTACATTCCGTAGAAGAAGGTAAAGTAATTTTAAATGAAAAACTTCAATCCGGGGAGGCACTTCAAAAATTATCACAATTGATAGAAAGCCAGGGGGGAGAAAAAGCTGTAATAAATAATTACAATCTATTTCCTCAAGCAAAATATATAGTTGATGTTCATTCTGCAACTGAAGGTTATATATCCCATATTGACAGCGAAAAAATAGGAATTGCAAGTTTGGTTAGTGGCGCCGGACGAGTTACCAAAGAGAGTTCTATAGATTTAAGTGCAGGAATCGTCTTAAACAAAAAATTGGGAGATAATGTTGCGAAAAATGAAACACTGGCAACTATTTATACAAATAATGAATCAAAAATAAACGAGATAGCCGGTTTGATTTTAACTGCCTATCGCATTACCGGTGAACCTGTACAGGCAAATAATTTAATTTACGGCGTTGTAGATAAAAATGGAATGCAAAAATTTTAA
- a CDS encoding D-alanyl-D-alanine carboxypeptidase family protein produces MKRLFKLISLVCVILLLFNYSAFAKAEPANDLNIQAKSAVLMEASTGKILYEQNSHEKLPPASVTKVMTMLLIMEAIDNGKISFDDMVASSEYAASMGGSQIYLEPGEQMSVHDMLKAIAVASGNDASVAMAEHIYGSEEAFVKAMNDKAKELGMNDTNFVNCNGLDADNHYTSAYDIALMSRELLKHPKIHDYLTIWIDSLRDGKFGLANTNKLIRFYPGANGIKTGSTGKALYCLSASAKRDGMQLIAVIMAAPNTKERFNAATKLLDYGFANYSIVSGAKKGELVGELDVLKGITNKVNLVAASDFNALIKKGQQGNIDKKVNIADNLHAPVEKGQKVGEIVFSAGGEEVGKVDVITSEAVEKVSVDKVFIKLVKHWLNARK; encoded by the coding sequence ATGAAAAGATTATTTAAACTAATTTCTTTGGTTTGTGTTATATTATTACTTTTTAACTATTCAGCATTTGCAAAAGCTGAACCTGCCAATGACCTGAACATACAGGCCAAATCAGCAGTTTTAATGGAGGCATCTACCGGAAAAATCTTATATGAACAAAATAGTCATGAAAAATTACCGCCAGCTAGTGTTACTAAAGTAATGACAATGCTTCTTATCATGGAAGCTATTGATAATGGAAAGATTTCCTTTGATGATATGGTTGCATCCAGTGAGTATGCAGCTAGTATGGGAGGTTCCCAGATCTACCTTGAACCAGGGGAGCAAATGTCTGTTCATGATATGTTGAAAGCTATTGCAGTAGCTTCGGGAAATGATGCTTCAGTTGCAATGGCTGAACATATTTATGGAAGTGAAGAAGCTTTTGTGAAAGCCATGAATGACAAGGCCAAAGAGTTGGGAATGAATGATACTAATTTTGTCAATTGTAATGGACTTGATGCGGATAATCATTATACCAGTGCATATGACATAGCGCTGATGTCAAGAGAACTTTTAAAGCATCCCAAAATTCATGATTACTTGACCATATGGATAGATTCACTAAGAGATGGAAAATTTGGTTTGGCTAATACAAATAAACTTATAAGATTTTATCCAGGAGCAAACGGAATCAAAACCGGTTCCACCGGTAAGGCGTTATATTGTCTGTCTGCCTCTGCCAAAAGAGATGGTATGCAATTAATCGCTGTAATTATGGCAGCTCCAAATACCAAAGAAAGGTTTAACGCTGCTACCAAGCTTCTTGATTATGGTTTTGCAAACTATTCTATTGTTAGTGGTGCAAAAAAAGGAGAACTTGTTGGTGAATTGGATGTATTGAAGGGAATAACAAATAAGGTAAATCTAGTTGCTGCTTCGGACTTTAATGCACTAATCAAAAAAGGCCAGCAAGGTAATATTGATAAAAAGGTAAATATTGCTGATAACTTACATGCTCCCGTTGAAAAAGGCCAGAAGGTAGGAGAGATTGTATTTTCTGCAGGTGGAGAAGAGGTTGGGAAAGTTGACGTCATTACTTCGGAAGCAGTTGAAAAAGTATCAGTTGACAAGGTTTTTATTAAATTAGTAAAACATTGGTTAAATGCAAGAAAATAA
- the lysA gene encoding diaminopimelate decarboxylase, with protein MFVSECLKVNKLNHLEIGGCDAVELAKEYGTPLYIMDEGLIRKYCKIYKNSMDKYYDGNGLVLYASKAFCTLYMCKIAEQEGLGLDVVSGGELYTALKAKFPVEKIYFHGNNKTYDELQLAVENNVGRIVVDNTFELEILNEIAAKMNKKVKILFRIKPGIDAHTHDFIRTGQIDSKFGVALETGEALDIVEHALRLANVEVIGLHCHIGSQIFDLAPFELAAKVMMNFIGDLKDKFGLEIKELNLGGGYGIKYIPEHDPIEYDSYIEAVSKVVKQVARERGVQLPFILMEPGRSIVGPAGITVYTVGAVKRIPNVRKYVSVDGGMADNPRYILYQSPYDAVLANNPTAEKVEPVTIAGKCCESGDLLIKDIMMPPIKPGDYLAVLATGAYNYSMASNYNRIPRPPVVMVHDGKAKLIVKRETYEDIVQNDILD; from the coding sequence ATGTTTGTATCTGAATGTTTAAAAGTAAATAAATTGAATCATCTTGAAATTGGAGGCTGTGATGCAGTTGAACTTGCAAAGGAATATGGTACTCCATTATATATCATGGACGAGGGATTAATCAGAAAATATTGCAAAATATACAAAAATTCGATGGATAAATATTATGATGGAAACGGACTTGTGCTGTATGCAAGCAAAGCATTTTGTACCCTCTACATGTGCAAGATTGCAGAACAAGAGGGTTTGGGACTGGATGTCGTCTCTGGCGGAGAACTATATACCGCATTGAAAGCTAAATTTCCTGTCGAAAAAATTTATTTCCACGGGAATAACAAAACCTATGATGAATTGCAGTTGGCAGTTGAAAATAACGTTGGCAGAATTGTTGTAGACAATACGTTTGAGCTGGAAATTTTAAATGAAATAGCAGCAAAAATGAATAAGAAAGTAAAAATTCTATTTAGAATCAAACCTGGTATCGATGCACATACGCATGATTTTATTCGGACAGGACAGATTGATTCTAAATTTGGTGTTGCCCTTGAAACAGGTGAGGCATTAGACATAGTGGAACATGCTCTTCGCCTTGCTAATGTTGAAGTAATAGGACTGCATTGCCACATCGGCTCACAGATATTTGATCTTGCACCCTTTGAACTGGCTGCTAAGGTTATGATGAATTTTATTGGAGACTTAAAAGATAAGTTTGGGTTGGAGATTAAAGAATTAAACCTTGGTGGGGGGTATGGCATCAAATATATTCCCGAACATGACCCTATTGAATATGATAGTTATATTGAAGCGGTTTCCAAGGTGGTAAAACAAGTCGCCCGGGAAAGAGGCGTACAATTACCTTTTATTCTCATGGAACCCGGAAGATCCATTGTAGGCCCGGCAGGAATTACTGTGTACACGGTAGGTGCAGTTAAACGGATACCTAACGTTAGAAAATATGTTTCTGTTGATGGCGGTATGGCAGATAATCCAAGATATATACTTTATCAATCCCCATATGATGCTGTACTGGCAAATAATCCTACTGCAGAAAAAGTTGAACCGGTAACGATTGCTGGAAAATGTTGCGAATCAGGAGATTTATTAATCAAAGATATCATGATGCCCCCAATAAAACCGGGAGATTATTTGGCAGTACTGGCAACGGGAGCCTATAACTACTCAATGGCAAGCAATTATAATAGAATCCCCCGTCCTCCTGTTGTCATGGTTCATGATGGTAAAGCGAAATTGATTGTAAAAAGGGAAACCTATGAAGATATCGTTCAAAATGATATACTAGATTAA